The DNA sequence AGCGATGTCGAGAGAGCTAGCAGCAGCGGTGATTTGGTCATCGAGGGCAGATTATCACGAGCCCGGATCTGCAACGCTAGGATCAAGGTGGGACATTTTTTCTCTGAGCTTTTGCCCTTTCTATAAAGAAGCTACCTACTTGCTGGGGCTCAAAGAAGAGCACAGTATATAACTCGAGAGCTGAAACAAAAAATGAGTTGGTACATTGAGAAAAGATGGATAAATACTAGCCGTATTCTTCAGGAGCTgagcggaggagatgatgggatggggagatgaaAAAAAGACATGGGGAAGAGAAGCTACCAAAAAGCATTGCAGTGTGTGCAGATTAGATACCCGTGTAAACAGACAGATACGTGTAGTCAATGTACAAAATGAAAAGTTTTGTAGATATTGTTCCCAGAGATGATGTGGTGTGATGATTTTAGTTCGGCATAATAACGCCTTTTGATCATCACCGATGATCCCAACCAGTCACCAGCAACGCCTCATTATGATAGCAATACTTGATACTCCGTACAACCCTATAGCACTATGTATTCACATACACACAACCCCCACTCGAAGCAACGCTCGCCATCccatttttcttctcccaaaACCCCTACTCCAACCCAaactcccccaactccattTCACCacactcctcgccctctgTCCCCCGCGCTGCCACCCCAAAAATCACCACGTATCCTCCCAATAAACCaccctcatccccaaccacctctccccctcctccctatcCCTCACAAGCTTCTCGCCCACCAGCACATCAACAAACGCCTTCCTCACCGCAATCGGCATCTTCCCCGCACTCCCACAAacagccaccaccggcccccgtctcatcaaccccgccacctccttcgccctCTTCCTAATCTCATTCTGCACATACCTCTTCCCCCTATCCggatccatctcctccacaatcCCAAACTCcacattctcctcctcctccgtttTGATCGGCTTCTCCCATAcattcccccccttcttcttctccttctcctcctccttcttctccaccgccaccggctcctcctcatccctcgaAAAGCAAGGAAACACCGTCAACCCCTTAATatactcccactcccccccaaagTGATAATCCCTATCCCTATTCCTCCCCCCATAAAACAGCACCGTCTCCCCCACCTGAGTATCCACCTCGtactccaacctctcctgaATCAACGCCCTAATGGGCGCAATCCCTGTCCCCGTCGCCACAGCAATAAGCGGCCTCTGCACCGCCGTCGGCAACGGCATCATCACATTCTCCCCCCTCGACGGGTTGATCCTCACCGTCAAGGGCGTGTCCCTTGCAAGGTACTTCAAATACCTCGAGCAGAGCCCCTGTCTCGGTTTCCGAATAATGGTCTTGTACTCCACCAGCGCAGCCAGAATCTCAATTCGAAGGGGAAAAACAGGTAGAGTCCCGTTCGGGGCGTCAGGGTCGTATTGGTTTTCGGTCAAAGAGGCTCCCCCGTTGCAGACGGAAAAGTCTCGATGGCGAATAACGGGAAACAAATCGAGGACTCGCTCGACCGGGATTTTCACGCCGGGAAAGTCAGATaggagctcgaggatggtgCGGCGGGGGCGGGAGGTGTAGTCATAGAATTCTTGCTCGTTGCCCGGGAGGAGGAATTCCCACAGACGCTCGACTTCGTCTCGGTtcttggtgaagaaggtcaGCTCGCGGATAAAGTTCCGTTTCgggatggcggtgatgtcgagGTTGTCTGTCAGAATGTCGCGGAGGGTGGAGGGCTGGCCGTCTACCCTGTCAAAGACACGCTTTGGTTTGTTGGACATGTCCAGGGGTTTGTCAGCAACGTCGTTCCAGCCCATGAGGTGGATCAGCTCTTGGACGTCCTCGGGGTAGTTCTTCGGGTAGATCGACAGTATCGATTGGCCGCGCATGTCGCTGACCTTGCTAATGAGTTTCTCGCCACCGTAGACGTCAAAGACAATGTGGCGGACGTCTTGCCAGTGGTCAAAGGGGGTGACTCTGGCGTTGTCAACCACTTTGGCGAATACACCTTGAGGAATTGCCAGTCTGGTTGGTAGGGGAGTTCTCGGGCCGACCTTCTTGGTCGTCTCGAGAGAGTACTTGGATGGGTGGTCTTTAAGGATATTGTTCTTGTCTAGGACGTCGACTGGCGTTCCCGTTCGGATCTCCCAGCTTTGGTCTTCCCGGGCTTCCCAGGCGGGGAAAGTGGCATCTTGTCGCTGGTTGTGTTCGAACCGACGCTGGGATAGAGGCGCGGGGTTGTCGACATGGGAGTAAAGGGCGCTTTGGGTGGCGCTTTTGTCTGCTGGAAGGGGCTCCATTGTCG is a window from the Podospora pseudocomata strain CBS 415.72m chromosome 6, whole genome shotgun sequence genome containing:
- the TAH18 gene encoding NAPDH-dependent diflavin reductase (BUSCO:EOG09261QR5; COG:C; EggNog:ENOG503NUCM) — its product is MSVQVESPAKMAQLASPVEIEGRSMAILYGSETGNAEEIAIELEDMARRLHFHTRMDEMDSFKLSDLLKVSLVVFVTSTTGQGDMPTNTLNFWKNLRREKLNNSNCLGPVKFAIFGLGDSGYRKFNWAARKLQVRLLQLGATEFFRAAEADERHNNGIDSIYLPWKEEFKAALLEKYPLPEGTAPIPNDQLLPPKYSVRVMPTMEPLPADKSATQSALYSHVDNPAPLSQRRFEHNQRQDATFPAWEAREDQSWEIRTGTPVDVLDKNNILKDHPSKYSLETTKKVGPRTPLPTRLAIPQGVFAKVVDNARVTPFDHWQDVRHIVFDVYGGEKLISKVSDMRGQSILSIYPKNYPEDVQELIHLMGWNDVADKPLDMSNKPKRVFDRVDGQPSTLRDILTDNLDITAIPKRNFIRELTFFTKNRDEVERLWEFLLPGNEQEFYDYTSRPRRTILELLSDFPGVKIPVERVLDLFPVIRHRDFSVCNGGASLTENQYDPDAPNGTLPVFPLRIEILAALVEYKTIIRKPRQGLCSRYLKYLARDTPLTVRINPSRGENVMMPLPTAVQRPLIAVATGTGIAPIRALIQERLEYEVDTQVGETVLFYGGRNRDRDYHFGGEWEYIKGLTVFPCFSRDEEEPVAVEKKEEEKEKKKGGNVWEKPIKTEEEENVEFGIVEEMDPDRGKRYVQNEIRKRAKEVAGLMRRGPVVAVCGSAGKMPIAVRKAFVDVLVGEKLVRDREEGERWLGMRVVYWEDTW